ATGGTGTTTATGAGATTGAAAATAAGGAAAATTTAATAATGTCTATTGATGATTTTTATGAGATAATTAAAAAGAATTCATATAACTTAGATGATTTTATTTTAATGCGCCTTTATGAGAATATGTTGAATTTATCAAAATATAATACATTTAGAGATGATTTCTCTATTCTAGAGTTTATTATTAATTAGTAGGTATGTCAGAAGACAGTATAAGCTTACTTCTTTTTAGTTTCTCCTTTTTTAATGTTTTTTAGATGTTTGTTTTGTGTGTTTGCGTGATCAAGAGATTTGAATAACTTGGTAAGTGTCCAGGTTGAAAACCTTATATAAAGTTTTTTAAAGGGATTTTTTGTATTCTTAAGTAGTACTTTAAGAGATTCTAAGTTCATTATAGTGATTATCTCTCTTAAAGTTCTTGGCAAGCTATTGAAAATCTTAGAACCAACTTTGTGTTCTTCCAAGATGAAATTTTGAAGCATTATTTGATCTTTTTTTTGCAATCTTCTCATGTATAACTTAAGTATTCTTTCTTGAGATCTCATTATTTCTGAATTTATTTGTTCTTGTTTTTTTGATATTTTCTTGTTTGATTCAATAATAGGTTTCTTAGGAAGAGATTTGTATGGATTTGTTCCTGGGATATGATTTTTTGGAATCTTCATTTATTTTTGCTCCTATTAAATTACTTATACATACCTCAATTAATTTTATTAAGTTTTTTGCTTTTATACAACCAATATTGCTATTTTGATTTTTTATTATTAGTATTTATTCATATGAAGAAATATTTGGTTTTAAGTTTTTTCAATTTATTAATTGGTGTAATATTATACGTTTGTATTATGTTTCTTCAGTTCAGAAACTTAAGCTTAAATATGCTTTTGTTAAAGGATTTAAAAATATTGGTTCATAATAAGATTGAGGATAATAGTTATGTGCTAGATAATATTACACTTAGTGTAAGGGGGATTAAAATAAGTTTATCTAAGGATAGTCCGCTTATTATTCCTGAAGGGGAGATTTATCTTTATCCCGTGTCTTATAAAGTTCAGGATAATGAACTTTATGTTTATTTCGAAAATAATATCTTTTTGCTATTTTTGTTTGATTCTCAGAATAATCTTAATATTAGTTCAAATCTTTCTAAAAAGTTGACAATCAATTATGGAATTGAGCGTGATTGTAAAATTTTATTTGATGAAAATGTTATGATTAAAGGCGAAGATTATTATTTCGAAGTTTTTTTGGGAAAAAACTCCCAGATTAATGATAGAGAGATTTCAATCAGTCCTCAAGAAGTTTTTCAGATTGGTAATTTGGTTAAGGGAATTGAGAAGCCAAAGGAATCTGTCTTTAAAGATCCTAAGCAAGCAATTTCTTTAGGTATAAATTCTCCTGTTGTATTCTCATCAATTAAAGAGATAGATAGAAAGGCCTTTGATTCAGCGATAGCTGAATTTAGGTATAAGGCCTATGATGCATGGAGTGGTAGGGCAAGTTTTAGTATCCAAAAGGGAGGGTGGCTTAAAGGTAATGTATATTCTTTTGATGAGGATATATTTGTTTATCTCTTAGCTGAGTCTTTAAGGAGACCTGGGTATGAAGAGATATTTTTGCAACTTGAATCTTTAATGAATCTTAATGAACATAAGTTAACATATTTAAGTTCAAGTTACTATGTTGATGCAGAAAAGCTTGATAAATTTTTTACCTATTTATCTGTCAATAAAACTTTTATCAATTCCCTTGAGCCGGATAAGCTTTTAGGGTATTTAAAAGAAGATTCTTCTCTCTTGGAGAAGATTTTTTTATCTGAGAATATTTCTATTTTTAATGAGGCATTGAAAATTTTAAGAGATCCAAGAGTAATATTGCGTTCAGGATTTAATGTAATGCAAGCTTATAATGTGATATCTAATTATATTATATTTTTAAAAATCAATGATGATAAGTTTGCTATCAAGGAGTTGAAAGAAGAGTTAATCAATTTTATATCTAGTTTATTTTTTGTGACTAGTAATGGAAAAGCCTATATTCCTAGCGATAAGAATAACTCATTTTGGGATTTTGAATATACATTAAAGATTGCTGGGTTGCTTAAAAGAGTGGCTTATGAGTTAAATGATGATTTAATATTGAAACTTTCTATTAGTGCTATTTACCATTCTTTAATGGACTCGGGGGTTGATCAGGTTTCTTATGAAAGTTATTATGCTGACATTGTTGATAATGATTATGTCCCAAAGTTCACTTTAATTCCAAGTCTTGGGATTGGAAGTTGGATATATGGTGCGTCAAAAATTGTAAATTATAATGTTTCTGACATTAGTTATTCTCTTGAATTTAATCGTAGTTTAAATTCTCCTGGTTATTTCTTTTTTAAAGGTATTAAAAATCCCACTTTGGTTAGATTTAGAAATATTAACTGGTTTACGGATCCTCAGTTTTATATATATTCTGATGGATGGAAGTATTATTCTGAGGACAAAATGTTAATTTTAAAAATAACGCCTAAGAAGGCTGAGGATACAAATATTCTTGTAAGATTTGATGATATTGAAATAATTAGGAATATTATGAATGAATAGCGTTGATAAGTTTCAGTTAATAATCGATGTTGGAAACACAAGTATATCTTTTGCATCATATAGACTTGATCAAATCCAGATATTTTGTAAGCTTGAGACCAGACATGATTTGAATTTTAAGGAGATTTATGAGTTTCTTAAATTGAAATTTGACTTGCGTGTTGATAAAGTATTTATAAGTAGTGTTGTACCAGTGATTGATAAAGTGCTGACTAATGTCATTGTTTTCCTTTATGAGGTGGATCCTTTATTTATTAGATTTGATTTGGATTATAGTTTAAGCTTTAATCCTTATAAGAATAGTCGATTTTTATTGGGCTCAGATGTTTTTGCTAATCTTATTGGAGCCATTGAGATTTATAATCTTGAGAATGCTTTAGTAGCAGATCTTGGAACAGCTTGTACGGTTTTTGCTATTAGTAGGAGCGAAGGCATATTTGGAGGTCTTATTAATAGTGGCCCTTTAACAAATTTTAATGCATTAATTGCGAGTGCATATCTTTTAAAGGATTTTAATCTTGCAGTGCCAAAAGAGTTACTAGGAGTCTCAACTATCTCTAGCGTAAATAGTGGTGTAATATACCAGTATAAGTATTTAATAGAAGGCGTTTATTATGAACTGACGAGGAATTATAATAAAAAATTTAATTTGATAATTACAGGTGGAAATTCTTATTTGGTTTTACCTTTAATAAGTGTAGATTTTATTTTTAATATGTATTTAACCATTGAAGGAATTAAGATTTTAGGGAATTCTTTTAAAAGAGATAATTTTTGATTGCCTTGGTAGTTTTGTATCTACCTTGATATCAGTATGTATTGATGCTAGTACTATATAATACTGAATTTTGTCATTCAATATTAAGTTATCTATGAGAGGTACTTGATGAAGTTATCATTTATGTTTGTATCTATACTAATTCTTACTTATTTTAGTGTTTGTCCTGCCTGTATTTTGGGACTTATGCTTGCATTTTTGATAGTATGAACTGTTCTTTGGGTAATTTTGTCTCCGAGTCTGGATATAACATTAGTCAAAGAATAGTTCTGATAATTTTAATAAGTCTATTTGAGATTTTAGATATAGCTTTAATAGTTAGAGATAATCTTAAATTTTTTTGTCAAATAGGTTCGGAAATTGGATTGTGTATCGTTTGAAATCATCTAAAATTTTGGTCATTTTATGATATGCTTTATCGCTTATACTTTGTTTGAATGCATTGTGATTTGATTCTATGTGATGTTCTTTACTAAATCCTACAATGAATCCATCTAAGTTAATTCTTTTAAGCCATGCATATGTTAACTTTAAAGTTGATATATTATTTTGGGTTGCTATTTCTTTAATATTTTGAAGAGTTTTAAGAGTATGTGGCCAAATTTCTTTTCTAAAGAGTATTAATTTTTCTACTCTAATAGCATCAAACTCGGTTTTATTCTTTATATTTTCTCGAGCTAAAAGGCCTTGAGCAAGTGTTGAATAGGATATAATGGCAATATTATTTTTTTTACAGTAAGGTATTATTGTGTCTTCTTTATTTCTAAATAAGGGATTATATCCTATTTGGTTTATATCAATTTTGCAGACATCGCTTATACTTTCTATGTGTTGTATTTCAAAGTTACTTACTCCTAGATACTTTATTTTTCCCCTATGACGCATTTCTTCAAGAAATTCTGCTATTGGTTTTAAATTAGAAGCATTTTCCTCTGGCCAATGTATATAGTAAATATCTATGTAATCTGTTCTGAGATTCTGGAGGCTTTCTTGGAAGTTCTTTTTATATTCTTCTATTTTCATTGGATAGCATTTGCTTGCAAGTAAAATATTTTCTCTTATTGAATCTTTTGATATAAATTCTCCAATTAATTTTTCTGAAATTCCATGACCATAAACTTTTGCAGTATCAATATTCTTAATACCAAAATCATAAGCTTTTCTTAGTATTTTTTGTACTTCCCTTTCTTCAACTTTCTTGAAATATCCGCCACCAAATTGCCAAGCTCCTAAAATCAGTTGGCTGTGTTTCTTTAGATCTTCTTTAAGATTATTCATAAAATACTCCTTTTATTTTACAATGAACTTGTTTTTTTGCCTATGACATCAGTATTGGATATTTTATAACTTTTGTAAATAAATATTTAAAGTTTTAAAATATTTGTAAATAGTTCTTCCTTATTAAAATCTCTATTTATTCCAAACCGAGTTAATGAAAAATCATATTTTACAGGATCATCTTTATTGTTCTTTGAAAAATGTTTTG
The sequence above is drawn from the Candidatus Borreliella tachyglossi genome and encodes:
- a CDS encoding type III pantothenate kinase translates to MNSVDKFQLIIDVGNTSISFASYRLDQIQIFCKLETRHDLNFKEIYEFLKLKFDLRVDKVFISSVVPVIDKVLTNVIVFLYEVDPLFIRFDLDYSLSFNPYKNSRFLLGSDVFANLIGAIEIYNLENALVADLGTACTVFAISRSEGIFGGLINSGPLTNFNALIASAYLLKDFNLAVPKELLGVSTISSVNSGVIYQYKYLIEGVYYELTRNYNKKFNLIITGGNSYLVLPLISVDFIFNMYLTIEGIKILGNSFKRDNF
- a CDS encoding aldo/keto reductase, with the protein product MNNLKEDLKKHSQLILGAWQFGGGYFKKVEEREVQKILRKAYDFGIKNIDTAKVYGHGISEKLIGEFISKDSIRENILLASKCYPMKIEEYKKNFQESLQNLRTDYIDIYYIHWPEENASNLKPIAEFLEEMRHRGKIKYLGVSNFEIQHIESISDVCKIDINQIGYNPLFRNKEDTIIPYCKKNNIAIISYSTLAQGLLARENIKNKTEFDAIRVEKLILFRKEIWPHTLKTLQNIKEIATQNNISTLKLTYAWLKRINLDGFIVGFSKEHHIESNHNAFKQSISDKAYHKMTKILDDFKRYTIQFPNLFDKKI